The genomic interval GCCCATCTTAAAGATGGTCCAGAAGAGCAGTCCTCAGCCGGTACCAGGCGTAGATGCCGCTGTCGAAGCCCTTTCTGGCGGTGTGGACAAGTTCCTGGTAACCGTTGACATGGAACAGCGTTACATGCGTATACGTGTTCTGCTGCAAGAAGGCGTCATCAAGGCAATCGGCGCCGGAGTAGCTGCCCAGAACGCTGGTGGTGCCAATACCGAGCTTGAAGAAGCCCCCGCTTTTTAATGCACACTCGGCACATCGCCAAAGTGGATTGATCCAAGAGAGACCTTTTTTCGGAAAGGTCTCTTTTTTTGTGCCCTGTGGGCGAAATCGCGTGTCTCATTACAATAAAGTCTACGATTCACGCCCTTTTTAGTTTTGGTGCTCGCTATGCCACAAGTCCCCACGTTCTCAACCTCACGTCAGGAAATCGCCGGCGTTTCCGTCAAACAGTTGGCTACCCAATTCGGTACGCCGACCTATGTGTACGACGCCGCTACGATCGTTCAGCGAATCCAAGACCTCGCCGCGTTCGATGTCATCCGGTACGCCCAGAAGGCCTGCTCGAACTTGGCAATTTTGAAACTTGTTCGGGAAAACAATGTGGTCGTCGATGCGGTCAGTGCCTGGGAGATTCGCCGAGCCCTCGCGGCCGGATACGAAGTTCACGGCGACCCTCCGCCAATCGTCTATACTGCTGACATCTTTGATCGCGAAGCGTTGGAACTGTGTATCGAGCATGGGCTGCACGTCAATTGTGGCTCTCCCGATATGATTCGTCAGTTGGGCGAAGTGGCTCCGGGTCGCGAAATCACATTACGCATCAACCCCGGTTTTGGACATGGCCATAGCCAGAAGACCAATACCGGCGGCCAACAATCGAAGCACGGTATCTGGCACGAGCAACTGAACGAGTGCCTTCTGCTAGCCGACGCCAATGGGCTTCAGATTACGGGCCTGCATATGCATATCGGAAGCGGTACCGACTTGCATCACCTCTCGCAGGTTTGCGACTCGATGGAAAAAGCAGCCCTGGAAGTGGGCCGCAGCATCAAGACGATCAGCGCCGGCGGCGGACTTCCTGTTCCTTACAACAGCGAGCAAACGTACGTCGATCTAGAGAAGTACTTCGAGCTTTGGGACGCCACGCGCAAGACACTGGAAAAGTCTTTCGACCATAGTATCTCACTCGAAATTGAACCGGGCCGATATCTTTCCGCCGAAGCTGGCTACCTCGTTACTGAGATTCGCGCCGTAAAGCAGATGGGGGACAACCTCTTCTACGTCGCCGACGCTGGCTTCAACAACCTAGCTCGTCCGATCATGTACGGCGCCTACCATCCGATATCCGTGGCGCGCAAGGACGGTCAGGAAATGGGCCAAGAACACGACGTGATCGTGGGTGGGCCTCTTTGCGAGTCAGGCGACATCTTCACGCAAGAAGAAGGGGGCTTCGTCAGCGCTCGTAAACTGCCGCCGGCTGCGGTGGGTGACTTACTGGTCATCGAATGTGCCGGGGCTTATGGCTACTGCATGAGTTCTAACTACAACTCGAAGCCGCTGGCAGCGGAGGTGATGATCGAAGAAGGTAAAGCGCGCGTCATTCGCCGTCGCCAAACATTCGAGGGCTTTATTGCCGACGAAATGATTTAAGAGCGAGAACCTCTTGTGGCTCGGAATATTGAAATCAAGGCCCGACTTTCTCAGCGATCGGAAATCGAAGACCGTATCGTACCAATCGCGGACTCGGGTCCGGTCGTTCTTGAACAGATCGATCAATTCTTTCGCGTACCTGAGGGGCGTTTGAAGCTGCGTCAGATTAATGGCGAACATGCCGAATTGATTTTTTATCGCCGCTCTGACTCGGCAGGCCCCAAGACTTCTGACTACAATCGCGTTCCGATTTCTCAGCCCGAGCAACTCGCGCAATTGCTGACTTCGGCACTGGAATCACTGGGTAACGTCAAGAAGACGCGAACGCTCTACCTGATCGGACAAACGCGTATTCACTTGGACGAGGTCGAAGACTTAGGCAGCTACCTGGAACTGGAAGTCGTGCTTGATCCCTCCCAAGCTGAGCCGGAAGGGGAAGCGATTGCTCACCATCTGATGCAGAAATTGGGGATCCAAAGCGAGGACCTGGTCGAGGGTGCCTACCTCGATCATCTCTTTAAATAGACGCCCCGGCCCCCTGCACAACATTGCCAGGCTCATCAGGCAGATTGAAACG from Bremerella alba carries:
- the lysA gene encoding diaminopimelate decarboxylase produces the protein MPQVPTFSTSRQEIAGVSVKQLATQFGTPTYVYDAATIVQRIQDLAAFDVIRYAQKACSNLAILKLVRENNVVVDAVSAWEIRRALAAGYEVHGDPPPIVYTADIFDREALELCIEHGLHVNCGSPDMIRQLGEVAPGREITLRINPGFGHGHSQKTNTGGQQSKHGIWHEQLNECLLLADANGLQITGLHMHIGSGTDLHHLSQVCDSMEKAALEVGRSIKTISAGGGLPVPYNSEQTYVDLEKYFELWDATRKTLEKSFDHSISLEIEPGRYLSAEAGYLVTEIRAVKQMGDNLFYVADAGFNNLARPIMYGAYHPISVARKDGQEMGQEHDVIVGGPLCESGDIFTQEEGGFVSARKLPPAAVGDLLVIECAGAYGYCMSSNYNSKPLAAEVMIEEGKARVIRRRQTFEGFIADEMI
- a CDS encoding class IV adenylate cyclase, coding for MARNIEIKARLSQRSEIEDRIVPIADSGPVVLEQIDQFFRVPEGRLKLRQINGEHAELIFYRRSDSAGPKTSDYNRVPISQPEQLAQLLTSALESLGNVKKTRTLYLIGQTRIHLDEVEDLGSYLELEVVLDPSQAEPEGEAIAHHLMQKLGIQSEDLVEGAYLDHLFK